One Coffea eugenioides isolate CCC68of chromosome 2, Ceug_1.0, whole genome shotgun sequence genomic window, TTACCAAGTTACTAAACTTCTCACACTCTACCTGGAAGAAAGCTTTTCTAGAAAGGAGGGGAAATCGATCAATAGTTGATATTGGTAGCATAGTCCACTGTTTTTTATGCCatgcaaggagaagaaaaagcTAGCCCATTGCGATAAGGACGACAGGCAAAAAGCCATTGTTCGAATTGATGAATTGCATAGATCTCGCCAATTAGACATTCTTCTCGAGTAAGGTCTCACTGGAAGCAAAATATGCCAAACCACGAAGCCACGACAGTATGgcaacaagaaaataaaaaggaagcAAAATGATAACTGCAATTTAACATTGTTAtaagcaccaaaaaaaaaaaccttcaaaTTGGTCATCAGAACTGATAaatatcatcaatcaatccTACATAAAGAAAAGGGGGCATAGTTTCAAAGGCTATCCTAACTCAAAAGTACAAGTTAGAAGCTGGAAGACAGATATTTCTCGGGACGAAAAATAGCTCATTGAGAGAGAATAAGCACCAGTATTGAGAATTGTAGTTAGCTGTGGCCAAAACTTTCTGGAACTGTCTGTTGAAATTCCAAGAAAAGGCATTGAGTAACAAAAGGAATGGTTAAAGAAAAATCTCATACCTACAATCTTCTATAGTGGAAATCAAGCTCATGATCATGGATTTTCCGCATTCTATCTCATAGACGGAGGCCGCTTTGAACATGAGGAGTACAAAGATAAGTCTCCTGAGCTGAGCTCATGGCTAAGAATCCTAAATATCACTCAAAGTATCCCTCTAGCAGCACACTCTCACCCATGACCTTGGATGTCAAACTCTTCACCCTTAGTTTCTCTGGGACATTTAGTGACTTCTCATTGCTCCCAACCCAGATCGGTAGGACTTCCACCACATATTTCTGAAACAAACCTAGTTCAACGCCCTCCCTCAAGATTTGTTCAAAATCAGCAATATTCCCCCTCAAATCCAGCAGGACGCTACATAATCCTTGCCGCTTGCAATATTCAAGGACTGAGACCAGATTTATCCTTTCACAGACAACTGTTTCCACACCTTTTAGAGTTGCTTCTTGCTCCAAAGAGGTCTCTTTTTCTGTAAAAATTATGACTTTAGCAGTTGATTTACTGGTTAGAGCAGGAATTTCTACTGGCAAATCTGGATCCATTGCTAATACAATTTGAAGAGGTTGATTGGCCCCAGGTTCTCTAGATGCAGGAAAAGATGAATTCTCCGACAACAATGTTGAAGGAAATACGATTGCATCATACTCTTGTAACAATTTTGAGTAATATCCACCAGGCTCAAGGACTGTGTTGCCCAGCTGATTTAGAACATGGCCATCAACTGACATGGAGTACCTTCAGTTTTCAACACAGTTCCATAAGAGCAAGAAATGAAGTTGACACAAATGCAAATAGTAATGCAAGTTGCACTCGTACCTCAATGTAAGAAAGGGCTTCCCTGTTAGCATTTGGTGGATCCAAGCTTCAATTAGCTTCTTGCACAACTCCTCCTCAACACCAACGATCACTTCAATTCCTGCATCTCGAAGCCTATCAATACCTTTTGAAGCCACAATGGGGTTTGGGTCCACCATTCCAACTACTACCTTTTCCACTTTGGCCTTGATGAAGGCTTCAGTACATGGGGGAGTTCTCCCATAATGGTTACAAGGTTCCAGGCTTACGTATGCTGTTGCATTCTCGGCCAAATCACCAGCATCTCTAAGGGCAAAAACCTACAATGTTTTACCACCATATTAAGTATGTAGAATGAAATTTCTGCACATTGCAGTTTTAAATCTTTGACAAATAAAAGCGATGTATGATTGATCCACAGTCTTCTATCCATCAATTTATAAGCAACTCCACAGCTGCTACATGATAAGTATTATTTCCTTTGATCTTAGCTTTGCGCATTATTTTCTTGAGAtaagttttttttatttctttcagtGTAAAAGGCATCACTACGCATAGTTTACAGCTGCACTTCCCGAAAGCCACAAAGTTAGCCTTTATTTTCAGGttatacaaaagaaaaaggcaatttCTAGGCTCTAGGGGCTAATAAAGTCGATATCAAATTGTATGACTGCTTCAAGttaaaaaatccaaatataTGATTTGCTCCCAAATCGAAGAGGAAGAGGAACAAAGTTTTGAATTCCCTGTTATTCCTGAATACAAGCACATTTTCTTACATTTCAAGTCAGCGTAAAGAAGACTTCTGGCACCCATTCATTGTGAGTTTAATCCTGATTCTCCACAGCACTACTTCAGCCTAGTTCTAATTAATGAAGACACCAATTCTCAACAAGGAAGATACAATTAATTATCTACTGCTACATTCTTGTTTCAATATTAACagtaaaagagaagaaaagaagatgCAAGTCACCTCAGCATGAGGCTGGCCAGCTTTAGGATGAAACCCTTCACCAACAATCTTGCCACCCTTCACAATGACGCAACCAACCATAGGGTTGGGGCTGGTGTGCCCAATTGCTTTCCTAGCCAGCTCTACACATCTCCTTATGTAAAGCCCGTCATTCTCACCCTGATGTGATCCTTCACACCTCACACCAACCAAGACACCACCTTTACCCGAACCAATTTGTGATCCAGAGACCCTTTTGACCGAATGGCAGAACCCAGTCTTCAATTTCGACTCAAAATACACTTTTCTAATTTGAATTGTTTGAGTGCAATGGGTCAAAAGATGAGTACTAGGCGAGAGATTTATGGGGTGGAAAGCACACTTTGAAATTGGGAGTGTTTGCACATACATTTTGTGTTGCTGACAGAATCGATTACGACAATCAAGGATTATACTAACGCACAAAGTGAATACTCATAAAGCTGCAAGACCGAGACCGTCTGAACAGAGAGCACGAGCTCTGAATTTGCGGCACATAAATGAATGAATGGGTTAAAGGGAGTGCcaattttgttaaaaagaaaCGGTATCAAGAAACCTCGCAGATTTTCCTGAAGTGGGATGTGTTGGAAAAGCAACGACTATTGCATAAACAAAAGCTGCCAACACACTGTCCAGGACTGAGAAGTGTTGGGGATGACAGGTTTTGAAGATAGGAAGGACAGAGGAAGAGAAGAACTGGTATTCCTCCCTGGTTGAATTGCCAATTTCATCCCtcagcccttttttttttttaactatttttgTCGCTTAACTCGTTTTTGAATCAAATCAGTCCCTCAACCCCCACCCCCCTCAACCCGGCCTGTTTGGTTAGCGagttttttgagtgtttgacTAAAATTTTACCATAACTTACCGTTCaagttgtaaaatttttttttgaagtatataaatttttgaatattttgaagtgtatagtttaaaaactttaagaaattttttgaagttactgtagctaaagttgttaaaaaacttgtagcagacaaacttagcaaaaaactTACTTGCCAAACAAGGCCGGACCCGTTTGGTAAGTGAATTTTTTAGGTATttatctaaaactttactgtaacttattgtaaaagttgtagaaaaattttttaaagtatgtaaatttttaaatattttgaagtgtacaatttaaaaactttgaaaagttttttaaGGTTATTATAGAtaaaaagttattaaaaaaactTGTAGTAGACAAACTTTGTCAAAAACTtgcttgccaaacaaggccAATTAGATCCTTTTATTGTGGTCCGCTAAAACTTTTTGCCTTGAACAGAGAAGTCACCAGCCACAGGAGGGGTATATTTGTAACTTCAGGTAAGGCATTATATTAAAATctgaaaaaaggaaaacttgCTTACGCAataaaatttgggcagcatttgAGAGCAAGAAAACCAACGGAAAGGTAGGAATTGTTCCAATACCGCCCAAATTTTTATCCCGCAAAcagctcttttctttttcttgtttaggGTCTTAATGCAACGTCTTGCATGAAGTTCCAAAAATACCCTCATGTAGCCGCAAATTGTAGTGGCACCACTGCAAAAGGACCTAACTGGCTGGAGAATTTTAGTCGAGGGAATGAATGTATTGGCTCAAAAACAAGTTAAGGGATGAAAATGATTGAAAGTTGAAAGAGTAATTGGAGAATTGAAGGCGTGGTGGACAGGGTGTGGTGTTTTAGGAGTAGGCCTTAAATGACACTTGAAGTCGTGAACAGAGTTTGGTGTCTCGGGAGCGTGCCTTTAACAATTGTTGAAGGTGCCGAGTATGGTTTTCTTAAGAGCACACCTTTAAATGGAAAATGAGGCAAAAACATGTCTGAGCCCGGGTTCGAACCGGGGACCTCTAGTGTGTGAGACTAGCGTGATAACCGACTACACCACCCAGACTGGCTTGTTCTCTACTAAATTTTATCATGTACTTGGCAACTACTAATCAGAATTCCATTCTTGCATCGTTTAGGATTAGCACTTGTCTTGCTGCCCTATACAGCTAACAAGATCCTCTCACCTTTCATTTAATGTAAACCTGTCACATTAATTACATGGGTTGCATTGCAGTTCAAGATCTTCCATTAACAACTTCATTGATAGAATATTAACTAATTAAGCAATAATAATATTAGCATTCAACTTTAAGCAAAATGTATATGAAAGAAATATTGTCAGTTTGGACATGGTACTTACTAGTAATAAAACAGTCTACTTAGACTCGTATGTTAGATTTTGAACATTAAGTAAGTAGTACAACACGAATAATCGCCATGTGAAAGTCAAACTATTACAAAGAGATTGCACATACAATTATACAAGCACGCATAAAAGCTAGGGGTgtgcaaaatcaaaaaaattccGATTTATCGACCGAATTCAATTTGAATTGAGTAATTCAGAATTCGGAACTGAAATCGGGTTTTCCGATTTCGAATTATGCGATTTTGGTTCGAATTTGGTAATGGGATTTTTCAAATCGGAATTCGGAATTcctattttgattttaaattcatttttcatacatatatatatatataatatttatatatatatatgtaagataacatttatattataattcGGAATTCGGAATTCCtattttgatttcaaattcatttttcatacatatatatatataatatttatatatatatgtaatataacatttatattataataataatttttatattcctaaatttggtgattcgtaattcctatttcgatttcaaattcatttttcatatatatatatatatatatatatatattatatgtaatgtaacatttatataataataataataatgataataataataatttttatattcctAAATTCGGTGAAATCAGAATTTACCAaattccgaattgaattcggtCGAAAATTCTGATATCAAAATTCCGATTTCGAAGTTCCGAATTATCGATTTCGATTCCTATTCACACCCCCACATAAAGCATAAAAATAGAACCTTTATAAT contains:
- the LOC113761493 gene encoding riboflavin biosynthesis protein PYRD, chloroplastic — protein: MYVQTLPISKCAFHPINLSPSTHLLTHCTQTIQIRKVYFESKLKTGFCHSVKRVSGSQIGSGKGGVLVGVRCEGSHQGENDGLYIRRCVELARKAIGHTSPNPMVGCVIVKGGKIVGEGFHPKAGQPHAEVFALRDAGDLAENATAYVSLEPCNHYGRTPPCTEAFIKAKVEKVVVGMVDPNPIVASKGIDRLRDAGIEVIVGVEEELCKKLIEAWIHQMLTGKPFLTLRYSMSVDGHVLNQLGNTVLEPGGYYSKLLQEYDAIVFPSTLLSENSSFPASREPGANQPLQIVLAMDPDLPVEIPALTSKSTAKVIIFTEKETSLEQEATLKGVETVVCERINLVSVLEYCKRQGLCSVLLDLRGNIADFEQILREGVELGLFQKYVVEVLPIWVGSNEKSLNVPEKLRVKSLTSKVMGESVLLEGYFE